A section of the Sedimentisphaera cyanobacteriorum genome encodes:
- a CDS encoding cupin domain-containing protein produces MAAKKLYVLVLSAIILLSGCSSSKTEKAVQILPDEIEWQSNPKLHSLQTAALIGDCSKAEPYVQRIKFPPNFKINPHRHPNTIRRVTVLSGKIYFAFGECFDKSKLKEMPAGSFFTEPANKPHYAETRDEGVLLELHAVGPDGTEYVKSNSE; encoded by the coding sequence ATGGCAGCAAAAAAGCTTTACGTATTAGTATTGTCAGCTATTATTCTGCTTTCCGGATGCTCCTCGAGCAAAACAGAAAAAGCTGTTCAAATACTGCCTGATGAGATTGAATGGCAGAGCAATCCTAAGCTGCATTCGCTTCAAACAGCAGCCCTTATAGGAGATTGCTCTAAGGCTGAGCCTTATGTTCAGCGTATAAAATTCCCGCCGAACTTTAAGATAAACCCTCACAGACATCCAAACACAATACGAAGAGTAACAGTGCTTTCCGGAAAGATATACTTTGCATTTGGTGAATGTTTTGACAAATCAAAACTAAAGGAAATGCCCGCTGGAAGCTTCTTCACAGAACCCGCAAACAAACCCCACTATGCCGAGACAAGAGATGAAGGGGTTCTGCTCGAGCTGCATGCTGTTGGCCCGGACGGAACTGAGTATGTAAAGAGCAATTCGGAATAG
- the kduI gene encoding 5-dehydro-4-deoxy-D-glucuronate isomerase, whose product MEVRYSPDPVRFSRMTNQEIRDNFLVETLFKPNTIEMVYSDVDRAILGSAVPAEKSLTLSTADELRAEFFCKRRELGVLNVGGEGAIDVDGQSFDLKKLECLYIGRGSREITFSSQNGSEPACFYLLSYPAHKEYPVKHAKIEDALQVHLGSKDTCNERTIYKYIHPDGIESCQLVMGFTEIAKGSVWNTMPPHLHPRRMEAYMYFDMSEENRVFHFMGKPDEMRHIAAADKQAIISPSWSIHSGAGTSGYRFCWGMGGENQDFNDMDHSGIEDFK is encoded by the coding sequence ATGGAAGTAAGGTATTCACCAGATCCAGTTAGATTCTCAAGAATGACAAATCAGGAAATCCGAGATAATTTTTTGGTAGAAACCCTTTTTAAGCCGAACACTATCGAAATGGTTTACTCAGACGTTGACAGGGCTATTTTAGGTTCTGCGGTTCCGGCAGAAAAATCACTCACCCTCAGCACAGCTGATGAGCTTCGTGCGGAGTTTTTCTGCAAACGCCGCGAGCTCGGCGTTTTGAACGTAGGCGGAGAAGGAGCGATTGATGTTGACGGGCAGTCTTTCGATCTGAAAAAGCTTGAGTGCCTCTATATTGGACGGGGCAGCAGAGAAATTACATTCAGCAGCCAAAACGGCTCAGAGCCGGCGTGCTTTTATCTGCTCAGCTACCCTGCCCATAAAGAGTATCCGGTTAAGCATGCAAAAATCGAAGATGCCCTTCAGGTACATCTGGGCTCCAAAGATACCTGCAACGAGCGCACAATTTACAAATACATCCATCCGGATGGGATAGAAAGCTGCCAGCTCGTAATGGGCTTTACGGAAATCGCCAAGGGCAGTGTTTGGAATACAATGCCTCCGCACCTGCACCCGCGCAGGATGGAGGCGTATATGTATTTCGACATGTCCGAGGAGAACCGCGTATTCCACTTTATGGGCAAGCCGGATGAAATGAGACATATTGCAGCTGCGGACAAACAGGCAATTATTTCGCCAAGCTGGTCTATACATTCAGGAGCAGGCACATCAGGCTACCGATTCTGCTGGGGGATGGGAGGCGAAAACCAAGACTTCAACGATATGGATCACTCAGGCATAGAAGACTTTAAATAA
- the nifJ gene encoding pyruvate:ferredoxin (flavodoxin) oxidoreductase — MSRKMVNIDGNTAAAHVAHATNEVIAIYPITPSSPMGEISDAKSAVGEKNIWGSVPSVTEMQSEGGAAGAVHGALATGALTTTFTASQGLLLMIPNMYKIAGELLPTVFHVSARSLACQALSIFGDHSDVMACRQTGFAMLCSNSVQEVMDMALISQASTLESRVPFVHFFDGFRTSHEIKKVEELTLDDMKALINDDKVREHRQRGLSPDHPVISGTAQNPDVYFQGRETVNKFYNATPEIVQKAMDKFCELTGRQYKLFDYVGAEDAEKVIIVMGSGADTVHETVEEMSEAGEKVGVLKVRLYRPFSVKHFIDALPKTVKKIAVLDRTKEPGSVGEPLYVDVRTALGEAMAEGLTEIKNYPVTVGGRYGLGSKEFTPAMVKGVFANLDLDKPISSFVVGIEDDVTNKSIDFDPSFNLQSDAFEAMFYGLGSDGTVGANKNSIKIIGSLTENYAQGYFVYDSKKAGAVTVSHLRFGKSLLRKPYLISQADFVACHNPSFLEKYDMLSNAKDGATFLLTSSHDASDVWCTLPKEVQQQIIDKKLDFYVIDAIGIAEKLGLGARINVIMQTAFFKISEVIPAEKAIDAIKDAIKKTYGKKGEKVVQMNSDAVDAAVNSVQKVNVPSDATSKKEMAKVVPDDAPEFVKDVLAPILAGKGDSVPVSKMPVDGKFPTGTTKYEKRNIAVNIPVWEPDLCIQCGQCSLVCPHAAIRVKAYEEDSLKNAPETFKSVDAKGKDLKGMKFTVQVAPEDCTGCGACVENCPSKSKEIEGKKAINMEHQEPLRDSEAENWDFFLSLPNTDPDKYKVASVKGSQFVEPLFEFSGACAGCGETAYVKLLSQLFGDRAVIGNATGCSSIYGGNLPTTPYTKREDGYGPAWSNSLFEDNAEFGMGMRLTADRLKQQAIEKLDMAVENSCVDSELAEQIKANVYTKDQSGIEDQRARVKKLKAACEGCGELGKEIATLADYLVHKSVWILGGDGWAYDIDSHGVDHVLASGSDVNLLVLDTEVYSNTGGQMSKSTPLGAVAKFAAGGKQMPKKDLGMISMTYGGIYVAKVAVGANPNQMVKAFVEAEAYNGPSIILAYSHCIAHGINMTCGLDEQKKAVNCGHWPLYRFNPDLAAEGKNPLKLDSKAPTMGFDEFAKGENRWKVLMKSNPEAAEKLMEEGSKDAKRKFCLLENFANMECDKQ; from the coding sequence ATGTCAAGAAAAATGGTAAATATAGACGGTAACACTGCTGCGGCGCACGTAGCACATGCTACCAACGAGGTGATTGCGATTTATCCTATCACCCCATCCTCGCCAATGGGTGAGATTTCTGATGCAAAATCAGCAGTCGGGGAAAAGAACATCTGGGGCTCTGTCCCTTCGGTAACTGAGATGCAGTCCGAAGGCGGAGCAGCTGGCGCTGTCCACGGCGCACTAGCAACAGGTGCACTTACTACCACCTTCACCGCCTCTCAGGGCCTTCTTTTAATGATCCCGAATATGTACAAGATTGCCGGCGAACTTCTGCCGACAGTTTTCCATGTTTCGGCCAGATCTCTTGCATGCCAGGCGCTGAGTATATTTGGCGATCATTCAGATGTGATGGCCTGCCGCCAGACAGGGTTTGCAATGCTCTGCTCCAATTCCGTGCAGGAAGTTATGGATATGGCTCTGATCTCTCAGGCATCAACGCTTGAATCAAGAGTTCCATTCGTACACTTCTTCGATGGATTCCGTACAAGCCATGAAATCAAGAAGGTTGAAGAACTCACCCTTGATGACATGAAGGCTCTGATAAATGACGATAAGGTACGCGAGCACAGGCAGAGAGGCCTCAGCCCTGACCATCCGGTAATTTCAGGTACAGCCCAAAACCCTGATGTATATTTCCAGGGGCGTGAGACTGTAAACAAGTTTTACAACGCTACTCCGGAAATAGTCCAGAAGGCCATGGACAAATTCTGCGAACTTACAGGCCGCCAGTATAAACTGTTTGATTATGTGGGTGCAGAGGACGCCGAGAAAGTAATTATCGTTATGGGCTCAGGCGCTGATACAGTACACGAAACTGTTGAAGAGATGTCTGAAGCAGGCGAGAAAGTGGGCGTGTTGAAAGTGCGTCTGTATCGTCCTTTCAGCGTAAAACACTTCATCGATGCCCTTCCGAAAACAGTTAAGAAGATTGCCGTTCTGGACAGGACAAAAGAACCGGGTTCTGTAGGCGAGCCGCTTTATGTTGATGTTCGCACGGCTCTCGGCGAGGCAATGGCAGAAGGCCTTACTGAAATCAAGAACTACCCTGTTACAGTAGGCGGACGCTACGGCCTTGGCTCTAAAGAGTTTACACCGGCAATGGTTAAAGGCGTGTTTGCGAACCTCGATCTTGATAAACCGATCAGCAGCTTTGTTGTAGGTATTGAAGACGATGTAACCAATAAGAGCATTGACTTCGACCCGTCATTCAATCTTCAGTCTGATGCGTTTGAGGCAATGTTCTACGGCCTCGGTTCTGACGGTACTGTAGGTGCAAACAAAAATTCAATCAAAATCATCGGCTCACTCACAGAAAACTACGCACAGGGCTACTTCGTTTACGATTCGAAGAAGGCAGGTGCTGTTACGGTTTCTCACCTTCGCTTCGGCAAAAGCCTGCTGAGAAAGCCATATCTTATCAGTCAGGCAGATTTTGTAGCCTGTCATAATCCGAGCTTCCTTGAGAAGTATGATATGCTCAGCAACGCAAAAGACGGGGCTACATTCCTCTTGACAAGCTCACACGATGCGTCTGATGTATGGTGCACACTTCCGAAAGAAGTCCAGCAGCAGATTATAGACAAGAAGCTTGATTTCTACGTAATCGATGCTATCGGCATCGCTGAAAAGCTCGGGCTCGGAGCGAGAATCAATGTGATAATGCAGACAGCGTTCTTCAAGATCAGCGAAGTGATACCTGCTGAAAAGGCTATTGATGCTATCAAGGACGCTATCAAGAAGACTTACGGCAAGAAGGGCGAGAAAGTTGTGCAGATGAACTCTGATGCAGTAGATGCTGCTGTAAACAGCGTTCAGAAGGTTAATGTGCCCTCCGATGCAACAAGCAAGAAAGAGATGGCGAAGGTTGTACCGGACGATGCACCTGAATTCGTTAAAGATGTGCTTGCACCAATTCTCGCCGGCAAGGGCGACAGTGTGCCGGTGAGCAAGATGCCTGTGGACGGGAAATTCCCCACAGGAACAACCAAATACGAGAAACGCAATATTGCTGTTAACATCCCTGTATGGGAGCCTGATCTGTGTATTCAGTGCGGTCAGTGTTCGCTGGTATGCCCGCATGCGGCTATTCGCGTTAAGGCATACGAAGAAGACAGCCTTAAAAACGCACCTGAGACATTCAAGAGCGTTGATGCCAAAGGCAAAGACCTCAAGGGCATGAAATTCACCGTGCAGGTGGCTCCGGAAGACTGTACCGGCTGCGGGGCATGCGTTGAGAACTGCCCGAGCAAGAGCAAGGAAATCGAAGGCAAGAAGGCAATCAATATGGAACATCAGGAACCGCTTCGCGATTCAGAAGCCGAAAACTGGGACTTCTTCCTGTCTCTGCCTAACACCGATCCTGATAAATACAAAGTTGCTTCTGTTAAGGGAAGCCAGTTTGTAGAGCCGCTGTTTGAATTCAGCGGAGCCTGCGCAGGCTGCGGCGAGACGGCTTATGTTAAGCTCCTCTCACAGCTGTTCGGCGACCGTGCAGTAATCGGGAACGCTACAGGCTGCTCCTCAATCTACGGCGGGAACCTCCCGACCACTCCTTACACCAAGAGAGAAGACGGATACGGCCCGGCATGGTCTAACAGCTTATTCGAAGACAATGCAGAATTCGGTATGGGTATGCGTCTTACAGCAGACCGCCTCAAGCAGCAGGCAATCGAAAAGCTCGATATGGCAGTGGAAAACAGCTGCGTTGATTCAGAGCTCGCAGAGCAGATTAAAGCGAACGTTTACACGAAAGACCAGTCCGGCATAGAAGACCAGCGGGCGAGAGTTAAGAAGCTTAAGGCTGCCTGCGAAGGCTGCGGCGAGCTGGGCAAAGAAATAGCAACTCTTGCTGATTATCTTGTGCATAAGAGCGTATGGATTCTCGGCGGCGACGGCTGGGCATACGATATCGACAGCCACGGCGTTGACCACGTGCTTGCGAGCGGAAGCGATGTAAACCTGCTCGTACTCGATACAGAGGTTTACTCAAACACCGGCGGGCAGATGTCTAAATCTACGCCGCTGGGTGCTGTGGCCAAGTTTGCCGCAGGCGGTAAGCAGATGCCGAAGAAAGATCTCGGAATGATCTCAATGACCTACGGCGGCATATACGTTGCCAAGGTGGCAGTGGGAGCGAATCCGAATCAGATGGTGAAGGCGTTTGTTGAAGCGGAAGCCTACAACGGCCCGAGTATCATCCTTGCATACTCACACTGTATCGCTCACGGCATCAATATGACCTGCGGACTTGACGAGCAGAAGAAGGCTGTAAACTGCGGCCACTGGCCTCTTTACAGGTTCAACCCTGACCTTGCTGCTGAAGGCAAGAACCCGCTCAAGCTCGACAGCAAAGCCCCGACTATGGGATTTGATGAATTCGCCAAAGGCGAAAACCGCTGGAAGGTACTGATGAAGAGCAACCCTGAGGCGGCTGAAAAGCTGATGGAAGAAGGCTCTAAAGACGCCAAGAGGAAATTCTGCCTGCTTGAAAATTTCGCCAATATGGAATGCGATAAGCAGTAA
- a CDS encoding transposase produces the protein MRTNQSGKDGAALWKEYMLQCNVEQAFRELKSDLGIRPVYHHKQDRVEAHVFVAFMSYCLQVTLRHKLRASACGMTAQAALAAMSRIQMLDVSFETQDSRTLLMQRYTEPEDEHKLLLQKLKIELPPQKPPKIYSGKLKK, from the coding sequence TTGCGTACAAACCAGTCTGGCAAGGATGGTGCAGCCCTGTGGAAGGAATATATGCTTCAGTGCAACGTTGAGCAGGCATTCAGGGAGCTCAAGAGCGATCTGGGAATTCGTCCTGTCTATCACCATAAGCAAGACAGGGTTGAGGCTCACGTGTTTGTAGCGTTTATGAGCTATTGTTTGCAAGTAACACTGAGGCATAAGCTCAGGGCAAGCGCCTGCGGGATGACTGCTCAGGCGGCATTAGCAGCAATGTCTCGGATCCAGATGCTGGATGTTTCATTTGAAACGCAAGACAGCAGAACTCTGCTTATGCAGAGATATACCGAACCGGAAGACGAACACAAGCTGCTGCTGCAGAAATTGAAGATAGAACTGCCGCCGCAAAAACCTCCGAAAATATACAGCGGGAAACTGAAAAAATAA
- the hisH gene encoding imidazole glycerol phosphate synthase subunit HisH encodes MITVIDYSVGNIRSVCNALDNIGCENRLSNLPEDIRNSDGIILPGVAAFGYAMNALGEDCGELLKEEADKGKPLLGICSGYQVLFDSSTELGFNRGLEMIQGTVERLPEGLIIPHMGWNKVRINPDIPLLEGFGEEEYFYFAHSYYALLSDEKAESAMTEYGRTDVLACVQKDNIFGLQFHPEKSSGLGMKVLENFEKICRS; translated from the coding sequence ATGATAACAGTAATAGATTATTCAGTTGGAAATATCAGAAGCGTATGCAACGCACTCGACAATATCGGCTGCGAAAACAGGCTTTCAAACCTGCCTGAGGACATTAGAAACTCAGACGGCATAATCCTTCCCGGCGTTGCCGCATTTGGCTATGCGATGAACGCTCTGGGAGAGGATTGCGGCGAACTGCTGAAGGAAGAGGCCGATAAAGGCAAGCCGCTTCTGGGGATATGCTCCGGTTATCAGGTGCTCTTTGATTCAAGCACAGAGCTCGGGTTTAATAGAGGGCTGGAAATGATACAGGGGACAGTAGAAAGGCTGCCGGAGGGGCTTATAATCCCGCATATGGGCTGGAACAAGGTTCGGATTAACCCCGATATCCCTCTGCTTGAAGGGTTCGGCGAGGAGGAATATTTTTACTTCGCCCATTCATACTACGCCTTGCTTTCAGACGAGAAAGCCGAATCGGCTATGACAGAATACGGGAGAACTGATGTGCTTGCCTGCGTTCAAAAGGATAACATCTTCGGGCTTCAGTTTCATCCGGAGAAAAGCAGCGGGCTGGGAATGAAAGTGCTGGAAAATTTCGAAAAGATTTGCAGGAGTTAG
- a CDS encoding bifunctional 4-hydroxy-2-oxoglutarate aldolase/2-dehydro-3-deoxy-phosphogluconate aldolase, which translates to MAKHSRLETLAAIKSIGLVPVFYKPEAEKVCRIAAACAEGGAKVVEFTNRGDRAIDVFKELAYYRDEKLPELIIGAGSVSDGSTAAMYIAAGADFIVSPILDRETALLCNKRKIPYSPGCGSATEIHNAHELGVEICKIFPGAQVGGPAFAKAIKAPMPWTELMPTGGVSPTDESLEEWFSAGIAAAGIGSKLIKGSFTSEEEYEKLTEKAAEIIRKISEIRARL; encoded by the coding sequence ATGGCTAAACATTCAAGACTCGAAACCCTTGCCGCTATCAAGAGCATTGGTCTTGTGCCGGTGTTTTATAAGCCTGAGGCCGAGAAGGTTTGCAGGATTGCTGCTGCCTGCGCTGAAGGCGGGGCGAAAGTTGTAGAATTCACCAACCGCGGAGACAGAGCGATTGATGTGTTCAAAGAGCTTGCCTATTACAGAGATGAAAAGCTTCCTGAGTTGATTATCGGGGCAGGTTCAGTAAGCGATGGCTCTACAGCAGCTATGTATATTGCTGCAGGAGCTGATTTTATCGTTTCCCCGATACTCGACAGAGAAACCGCCCTTCTCTGCAATAAACGCAAAATCCCCTACAGCCCGGGCTGCGGAAGCGCAACGGAGATACATAACGCTCACGAGCTGGGGGTGGAAATCTGCAAGATCTTCCCCGGGGCTCAGGTTGGAGGGCCTGCTTTCGCCAAGGCGATTAAAGCACCTATGCCATGGACAGAGCTGATGCCCACGGGCGGTGTTTCACCCACGGATGAAAGCCTCGAGGAGTGGTTCTCGGCTGGAATCGCAGCTGCGGGGATAGGTTCAAAGCTCATTAAAGGCAGCTTTACTTCAGAAGAAGAGTACGAAAAGCTCACCGAAAAGGCAGCAGAAATCATAAGAAAGATAAGCGAGATTAGGGCAAGGCTTTGA
- a CDS encoding aldo/keto reductase: MYSAESERYNNFEYVRCGKSGLKLPPLSLGLWHNFGREDDYEKSKQTVLTAFDSGITHFDLANNYGPPPGAAEQTFGKILREELGAYRDEIIVSTKAGHPMWDGPYGDWGSRKHLTASLDQSLERLGLDYVDIFYTHRPDPETPLEETIRAVSDSVMAGKALYPGISKYKVQDTINAIEIFERLDTPLLVHQINYSMLDRTPENLRLWDVLKAKGKAAVVFSPLAQGLLTDKYLNGIPEGSRAAREGTFLSSEKITPKLVEKIKRLNEIARQRSQTLAQMALQWATRDDCVCSAIVGASSPEQILDSLEFAKAEPLSEEQLKTIENILSD; the protein is encoded by the coding sequence ATGTATTCAGCAGAAAGCGAGAGATACAATAATTTTGAATATGTAAGGTGCGGGAAAAGCGGGCTTAAGCTCCCGCCTTTATCCCTCGGCCTCTGGCACAACTTCGGACGTGAAGACGATTACGAAAAATCCAAACAGACTGTTTTAACAGCTTTTGACAGCGGCATAACCCACTTCGACCTTGCCAACAATTACGGGCCTCCTCCGGGAGCAGCCGAGCAGACCTTCGGAAAAATCCTGCGTGAGGAGCTCGGGGCATACAGAGATGAGATAATCGTATCAACGAAAGCCGGCCATCCAATGTGGGACGGGCCATACGGCGACTGGGGCTCCCGAAAACACCTTACAGCTTCATTAGATCAGAGCCTCGAGAGGCTTGGGCTGGATTACGTTGATATCTTCTATACGCACCGGCCTGATCCGGAAACACCGCTCGAAGAAACGATTCGCGCAGTCAGCGATTCGGTTATGGCGGGCAAGGCTCTCTACCCCGGGATTTCAAAATACAAGGTTCAGGACACCATAAACGCTATAGAAATTTTCGAAAGGCTGGACACCCCCCTTCTCGTTCATCAGATAAATTATTCAATGCTCGACAGGACACCCGAAAACCTTCGCTTGTGGGATGTTTTAAAGGCCAAAGGCAAAGCGGCCGTTGTTTTCAGTCCGCTCGCTCAGGGGCTGCTTACCGACAAATACCTCAACGGCATACCGGAGGGCTCAAGGGCAGCCAGAGAGGGCACATTCCTCTCAAGCGAGAAAATAACGCCGAAGCTCGTAGAAAAAATCAAAAGGCTCAACGAAATTGCCCGGCAGCGGTCTCAAACGCTGGCTCAGATGGCTTTGCAGTGGGCAACAAGAGACGATTGCGTATGCAGCGCAATTGTTGGAGCGAGCAGCCCTGAGCAGATCTTGGACAGCCTTGAATTTGCCAAAGCTGAGCCGTTAAGCGAAGAACAGCTAAAAACAATAGAAAATATTCTTTCAGATTAA
- the hisF gene encoding imidazole glycerol phosphate synthase subunit HisF — protein MLAKRVIPCLDVKDNRVVKGVNFLNLRDAGDPVELGKKYSDEGADELVFLDITATIRKNKTIVDLVERVAENVFIPFTVGGGVGSADEINVLLKSGADKVSINTAAVKKPEILTESAERFGAQCVVLAIDAKWSSDKGRWLVHLKGGTEPTDIEAIEWAQRAEELGAGEILLTSMDADGTKDGYDIPLTRAVAEAVDIPVIASGGAGELDTFREALQEGKAEAVLAASVFHYGTYTIEETKKYLQSRGVPVRL, from the coding sequence ATGCTGGCAAAACGAGTGATACCATGCCTGGACGTAAAAGACAACAGAGTTGTTAAAGGGGTAAACTTTCTTAACCTCAGAGACGCAGGCGATCCTGTGGAACTGGGGAAGAAATACAGCGATGAAGGCGCTGATGAGCTTGTGTTCCTCGATATAACTGCCACTATCCGCAAAAACAAAACAATCGTGGATCTGGTGGAGAGGGTAGCGGAAAACGTTTTCATCCCGTTTACAGTAGGCGGAGGCGTTGGCTCTGCTGACGAGATAAACGTTCTGCTTAAAAGCGGAGCGGATAAGGTTTCGATAAACACAGCAGCAGTTAAGAAGCCGGAAATATTAACCGAATCTGCCGAGCGTTTCGGCGCGCAGTGCGTTGTGCTTGCGATAGATGCAAAATGGAGCAGCGACAAGGGCAGATGGCTCGTGCACCTCAAAGGCGGGACAGAGCCTACTGATATTGAAGCGATAGAATGGGCTCAGAGGGCAGAAGAGCTCGGAGCAGGCGAGATACTGCTCACATCCATGGATGCAGACGGCACAAAAGACGGCTACGACATCCCTCTCACGAGAGCTGTGGCGGAGGCGGTGGATATCCCCGTAATCGCTTCAGGCGGAGCGGGCGAGCTGGATACCTTCCGCGAGGCTCTGCAGGAAGGAAAAGCAGAAGCCGTGCTTGCTGCGAGCGTATTCCATTACGGGACATACACAATAGAAGAAACAAAGAAATATTTGCAGTCAAGAGGCGTGCCGGTAAGGCTGTGA
- a CDS encoding IS1634 family transposase, with protein MFIRVKTSKNSPKQSVQIVESYRNEKNQPRQRIVRHLGTAFTEEELKRLKDFAEFEKAKLEAEKTPALFKPEHLAEAAIDARKNIDDKPLRVNLNNLREQARITTGIHEVFGSIYNELGFNNLFDRRKESAGKNLRHITMARLANPVSKRSSVQDLSKDFGINLSLDSVYRMMDNITDDIISKAQNCAHSAAKGLLGEEISLLFYDCTTLYFESFTEDELKKNGYSKDMKFNQPQVVLGLLSTSEGLPVGYEVFPGNQYEGHTLHTVIPKIKEKYNLKRVIFTADSAMLSKANLDYLEKQGVEYIVAARLKSLTDKWKAKVTESNAPLRSFDYGKDTRLIVTYSDKLAKKNKHDRDEAIRKLQEKLEKSSNPKSLISNYGYKKFMRVTGDIDCRIDEEKYAQAANFDGLHGVITNVKDMDDSAVVDHYRQLWLIEECFRISKHDLKIRPIYHWTPKRIKAHILICFIALTCARNLAYRVRLRFEPMSVARIVNALNHVQLSILWDKKTECRYVLPSKINEDARKLYKTVNLSTNTTPYKM; from the coding sequence ATGTTTATACGAGTAAAGACATCAAAAAACAGTCCGAAGCAGTCGGTACAGATTGTAGAGAGTTATCGCAACGAGAAGAACCAGCCTCGTCAGCGTATAGTTCGTCATCTCGGCACAGCCTTCACAGAAGAAGAGCTTAAGCGGCTCAAGGATTTTGCCGAATTCGAGAAGGCCAAGCTTGAGGCCGAGAAAACGCCGGCACTTTTCAAGCCTGAGCATCTTGCAGAAGCTGCAATAGATGCCCGCAAAAACATTGATGATAAGCCTTTACGGGTCAATCTAAACAATCTCAGGGAGCAGGCACGCATAACTACAGGCATCCATGAGGTATTCGGCAGCATCTACAATGAGCTTGGCTTTAACAATCTTTTCGATAGACGCAAAGAGTCTGCAGGCAAAAACCTTCGTCATATCACAATGGCAAGGCTTGCAAACCCAGTGAGCAAACGCAGCAGCGTTCAGGATCTCTCCAAAGACTTCGGCATTAACCTTTCTTTAGACAGCGTTTACCGTATGATGGATAATATCACAGATGATATTATCAGCAAGGCTCAAAACTGTGCTCACAGTGCTGCTAAAGGCCTTCTCGGCGAAGAGATAAGTCTTCTTTTCTACGACTGCACCACGCTTTATTTTGAATCATTTACAGAAGATGAGCTCAAAAAGAACGGCTACAGCAAGGATATGAAGTTCAATCAGCCGCAGGTTGTCCTTGGTCTTCTGTCCACATCAGAAGGGCTTCCAGTAGGTTATGAGGTATTCCCCGGCAATCAGTATGAAGGGCATACGCTGCATACTGTTATCCCTAAGATCAAAGAGAAATACAACCTCAAGCGTGTTATCTTCACCGCAGACAGCGCAATGCTTAGCAAGGCTAATCTTGATTACCTTGAAAAGCAGGGAGTTGAGTATATTGTGGCAGCGAGGCTTAAAAGCCTCACTGATAAATGGAAAGCAAAGGTTACAGAATCCAATGCCCCGCTTAGAAGCTTTGATTACGGCAAAGATACAAGGCTTATTGTTACCTACAGCGATAAACTCGCTAAAAAGAATAAGCACGACAGGGATGAAGCTATAAGAAAGCTCCAGGAGAAGCTTGAAAAGAGCAGCAACCCCAAATCACTTATAAGCAACTACGGCTACAAGAAGTTTATGCGTGTTACCGGCGATATAGACTGCCGGATAGATGAAGAGAAATACGCGCAGGCTGCGAATTTTGATGGTCTTCACGGTGTTATAACGAATGTCAAGGATATGGATGATTCGGCTGTAGTAGATCATTACAGGCAGCTCTGGCTGATTGAGGAGTGCTTCAGGATAAGCAAGCACGATCTGAAGATACGGCCGATATACCACTGGACGCCGAAACGAATCAAAGCCCATATACTGATATGCTTTATCGCTCTAACCTGCGCGAGAAATCTGGCCTACAGGGTTCGGCTGAGATTTGAGCCGATGTCTGTGGCGAGGATTGTAAATGCCCTCAACCACGTGCAGCTGAGCATACTCTGGGATAAGAAAACAGAGTGCAGATATGTCCTGCCATCAAAGATTAACGAGGACGCAAGAAAACTCTATAAAACAGTTAATCTCAGCACCAATACAACGCCTTACAAAATGTAA